A single region of the Pontibacter kalidii genome encodes:
- a CDS encoding dienelactone hydrolase family protein, with amino-acid sequence MDEIKKEDIKQEVFDLYDDYAHSRINRRDFVQNLSVYAVGGLTVGSLMSFLMPDYQGAIQVEAGNPRIKSEYIYYQSPKGGGKIKALLTMPASGKKKLGGIVVVHENRGLNPHIEDVARRAALAGFISIAPDALTPLGGYPGNDDEGRELQSKRDRNEMLEDFIAAYDYLKDAKNCNGKVGVVGFCFGGWIANMMAVRVPGLAAAVPFYGGQAPAGDVPKIEAPLLLHYAEHDERVNEGWPAYEEALKENGKEYTAYIYPNTNHGFHNDTTPRYDKEAAELAWKRTIDFFKEKLK; translated from the coding sequence ATGGACGAAATCAAAAAAGAAGACATCAAGCAGGAAGTGTTTGATCTTTATGATGACTACGCGCACAGCCGCATCAATCGGCGCGACTTCGTGCAGAATCTTTCTGTTTATGCCGTGGGTGGGCTAACAGTTGGCTCGCTCATGAGCTTTCTGATGCCCGATTACCAGGGAGCGATTCAGGTGGAGGCTGGTAATCCCCGCATCAAGTCAGAGTATATCTATTACCAGTCGCCGAAGGGTGGCGGCAAAATAAAGGCGCTGCTGACGATGCCGGCAAGTGGCAAGAAGAAACTGGGAGGTATTGTGGTGGTGCATGAGAACCGTGGCCTGAACCCGCACATCGAGGACGTAGCCAGAAGAGCTGCCCTGGCCGGCTTTATTTCTATTGCTCCGGATGCGCTGACTCCGCTTGGCGGCTACCCCGGCAACGACGATGAGGGCCGTGAACTGCAGAGCAAGCGCGACCGCAACGAGATGCTGGAGGATTTTATAGCTGCCTATGATTACCTGAAAGACGCCAAAAACTGTAATGGCAAGGTGGGCGTGGTGGGCTTCTGCTTTGGCGGGTGGATTGCAAACATGATGGCCGTGCGTGTTCCCGGTTTGGCAGCAGCCGTTCCCTTTTACGGAGGACAGGCCCCCGCCGGGGATGTTCCAAAGATTGAGGCTCCCCTGCTCCTGCACTACGCCGAGCACGATGAGCGCGTAAATGAGGGCTGGCCAGCCTATGAGGAGGCGCTGAAAGAAAATGGCAAGGAGTACACAGCCTACATCTATCCCAACACCAACCACGGTTTCCACAACGACACCACCCCGCGCTACGACAAAGAAGCAGCTGAACTGGCCTGGAAGCGCACCATTGATTTCTTTAAGGAGAAGCTGAAGTAG
- a CDS encoding DUF3536 domain-containing protein, which yields MNKYICIHGHFYQPPRENPWLNEVELQESAAPYHDWNERISDECYARNSAARMLNGAGNIVDIINNYSYISFNFGPTLLEWMQKKDPETYQAILDADKQSMKRFSGHGSALAQVYNHIIMPLANERDKHTQVIWGIYDFKERFERAPEGMWLAETAADVPTLEVLAEHGIRFTILSPYQARAFRKIGDKEWTDAAGANINPRRPYLCKLPSGKEIVLFFYDGPVSQGIAFEGLLERGEDFADRLGSTFEEGSKEPQLMHIATDGETYGHHHRFGEMALSYALHHIQEEKLAQVTVYGEFLAKHPPKYEAQLIEPSSWSCAHGVERWRSNCGCNTGGHPSWNQEWRKPIREAFDWLRDEITPLYEQELTKLGADPWATRNDYIQVIMDRSEENVADFIKTHTSRELTKEEQVRFLKLMEMQYHALLIYTSCGWFFDEVTGIETVQDILYAARVLQLAHDLGSRDLEPEFVARLSLAKSNYRERGDAATAYARTVKPTMIDLLRVGAHYAVASLFRDQSEVMELYSYSATSEAYEYIQAGRQKLAVGRARIKSKVTWEELTVTFAVLHLGDHQLFGGVREFMSQEDYERLLQELKSAFDRGYVSEVIMLLDKHFESHNYSFWHLFKDDQKKILDQVLAQTMENMESDFKQLYDNNYSLISAIHTIGMQMPRPLQTTVDYIVNTHLLQEFRSEEPSPQEVKRLLEEVQRMNVTLNYEDQEFALAQRVGLLMKKLSDTPQDAATMDLLIELLEVVDGSKLETDYWQAQNIAFRMQQDGYLDIKKRSEQGDKAAAAWIEKFDKLYQNLNLKV from the coding sequence ATGAACAAGTATATCTGCATACACGGGCACTTTTACCAACCGCCACGCGAGAACCCCTGGCTCAACGAGGTGGAGCTGCAGGAGTCTGCCGCCCCCTACCACGACTGGAATGAGCGCATTTCGGACGAGTGCTATGCGCGCAACTCGGCCGCGCGCATGCTGAACGGCGCGGGCAACATTGTCGACATCATCAACAACTACAGCTACATCAGCTTTAACTTTGGCCCTACCCTGCTGGAGTGGATGCAGAAAAAGGACCCGGAAACCTACCAGGCCATACTGGATGCCGATAAGCAAAGCATGAAACGCTTCTCCGGCCACGGATCGGCGCTGGCACAGGTATACAACCACATCATCATGCCGCTGGCCAACGAGCGCGACAAGCACACGCAGGTTATCTGGGGCATCTACGACTTTAAGGAACGCTTCGAGCGCGCCCCCGAGGGCATGTGGCTGGCTGAGACCGCCGCCGACGTGCCTACGCTGGAGGTGCTTGCCGAGCATGGCATCCGGTTCACCATCCTCTCACCTTACCAGGCCAGGGCCTTCCGCAAGATCGGGGATAAGGAGTGGACAGACGCGGCGGGAGCCAACATTAACCCGCGCCGCCCCTACCTCTGCAAGCTACCCTCCGGCAAGGAGATCGTACTGTTTTTCTATGACGGGCCGGTGTCGCAGGGCATTGCCTTTGAGGGATTGCTGGAGCGTGGCGAGGACTTTGCCGACCGCCTTGGCAGCACCTTTGAGGAGGGCAGTAAGGAGCCGCAGCTGATGCATATTGCCACAGACGGCGAAACCTATGGCCACCACCACCGCTTTGGCGAGATGGCCCTCTCCTACGCCCTCCACCACATCCAGGAGGAAAAACTGGCGCAGGTAACGGTGTATGGCGAGTTCCTGGCCAAACACCCGCCCAAGTATGAAGCCCAGCTTATAGAGCCCAGCTCGTGGAGCTGCGCGCACGGCGTGGAGCGCTGGCGCAGCAACTGCGGCTGCAACACCGGCGGCCACCCCAGCTGGAACCAGGAGTGGCGAAAGCCTATCCGCGAGGCCTTCGACTGGCTGCGCGATGAGATCACGCCGCTCTATGAGCAGGAACTTACCAAGCTCGGCGCCGATCCCTGGGCTACCCGCAACGACTACATCCAGGTGATCATGGACCGCTCGGAGGAGAATGTGGCTGACTTTATCAAAACCCATACTTCCCGGGAGCTGACAAAGGAGGAGCAGGTGCGTTTCCTCAAGCTGATGGAGATGCAGTACCATGCCCTGCTGATCTATACCAGCTGCGGCTGGTTTTTTGATGAGGTGACCGGCATCGAAACCGTACAGGACATCCTTTACGCCGCCCGCGTACTCCAGCTCGCCCACGACCTGGGTAGCCGCGACCTGGAACCTGAATTTGTAGCGCGCCTGAGCCTTGCCAAGAGCAACTACCGGGAGCGCGGGGACGCCGCTACTGCCTATGCGCGCACGGTGAAACCTACGATGATAGACCTGCTGCGCGTGGGCGCCCACTACGCGGTAGCCTCCCTGTTCCGGGATCAGAGCGAGGTGATGGAGCTCTACAGCTACTCCGCCACCTCCGAGGCCTATGAGTACATACAGGCAGGGCGTCAGAAACTGGCGGTGGGTCGGGCCCGCATCAAGAGTAAGGTAACCTGGGAGGAACTCACCGTCACCTTTGCCGTGCTGCATCTGGGCGACCATCAGTTGTTTGGCGGAGTGCGCGAGTTTATGAGCCAGGAGGACTACGAGCGGCTGTTGCAGGAGCTCAAGAGCGCCTTCGACCGTGGCTACGTAAGCGAGGTGATCATGCTCCTCGACAAGCACTTCGAGTCGCACAACTACTCGTTCTGGCACTTGTTTAAGGATGATCAGAAAAAGATACTCGACCAGGTGCTGGCACAGACGATGGAGAACATGGAAAGCGATTTCAAGCAGCTCTACGACAACAACTACTCCCTCATCTCAGCCATCCACACCATCGGCATGCAGATGCCGCGCCCCCTGCAAACTACCGTGGATTATATCGTGAACACCCACCTGCTGCAAGAGTTCAGGTCGGAGGAGCCAAGCCCGCAGGAGGTGAAGCGCCTGCTGGAGGAGGTGCAACGCATGAACGTGACCCTAAACTACGAAGACCAGGAGTTTGCCCTGGCGCAACGCGTAGGCCTGCTGATGAAGAAGTTATCGGATACCCCACAGGATGCTGCCACCATGGACCTGCTGATAGAACTGCTGGAGGTAGTGGACGGCTCCAAACTGGAAACAGATTACTGGCAGGCTCAGAACATCGCCTTCCGGATGCAGCAGGACGGCTACCTGGACATCAAAAAGCGTAGCGAGCAGGGCGACAAGGCCGCCGCCGCTTGGATCGAGAAGTTCGATAAACTTTACCAAAACCTCAACCTGAAAGTATAA
- the malQ gene encoding 4-alpha-glucanotransferase translates to MIVPKRSAGILLHITSLPSRFGIGDLGPEAYTFADQLQQAGQRYWQILPLNPTEINSGNSPYSSHSAFAGNPLLISPEELVRDGLLRSNDLQHKEKFDDARVDFEQVTKYKMKLLRKAYENFSEELPDVFWKEFTNFQKEHKLWLQDYAQFVAFRQHFKNKNWTKWPEEIKWRDKQAVEQLAEKLSEQVEYEMFLQFLFYRQWQKLKDYCSSKDILFFGDMPFYVSHDSADVWSHPSIFKLDRDGLPTAVSGVPPDYFSETGQLWGTPVFDWQALKEQNFDWWLHRIEHNLQLFGLLRLDHFRAFSAYWEVPAGEETAINGKWVKSPGAPLLKLVQQQFKELPIVAEDLGEIDQPVRDLMEKFKLPGMRVLLFAFGEDLPQSLYAPHNHTQNSIVYTGTHDNNTVRGWYDKDASRDDKRRLRTYSTHRINQGNVHSIMNWLAYSSVSQLAVLPMQDVLGLGHEHIMNKPSTGNGNWEWRLQPQQFNQAHIQELKDMAIRYGRWQEPEEEE, encoded by the coding sequence ATGATTGTACCAAAGCGTAGTGCAGGCATTCTGCTCCACATTACCTCACTTCCCTCCCGCTTCGGCATCGGCGACCTGGGGCCGGAGGCCTATACGTTTGCCGACCAACTGCAGCAGGCAGGGCAGCGGTATTGGCAGATTTTGCCGCTCAACCCCACCGAAATAAATTCGGGTAACTCACCCTACAGCAGCCACTCTGCCTTTGCCGGGAACCCGCTGCTCATCAGCCCCGAGGAGTTGGTGCGCGATGGACTGCTGCGCAGCAATGACCTGCAGCACAAGGAGAAGTTCGACGATGCCCGCGTGGATTTCGAGCAAGTGACGAAGTATAAAATGAAACTGCTGCGCAAGGCTTACGAGAACTTCAGTGAGGAACTGCCCGATGTGTTCTGGAAGGAGTTTACTAACTTTCAGAAAGAGCATAAGCTATGGCTGCAGGATTACGCACAGTTTGTAGCCTTCCGGCAGCATTTCAAAAATAAAAACTGGACCAAATGGCCTGAGGAGATCAAGTGGCGCGACAAGCAGGCCGTAGAGCAGCTGGCCGAAAAGCTGAGCGAGCAGGTGGAGTACGAGATGTTCCTGCAGTTTCTGTTTTACCGCCAGTGGCAAAAGCTAAAGGACTACTGTAGCAGCAAAGACATACTTTTCTTCGGGGATATGCCTTTCTATGTGAGCCACGACAGCGCCGACGTGTGGAGCCACCCTAGTATCTTTAAACTGGATCGCGACGGTTTGCCCACGGCCGTATCGGGCGTTCCGCCGGACTATTTTAGCGAAACAGGCCAGCTCTGGGGTACGCCGGTGTTCGATTGGCAAGCGCTGAAGGAGCAGAACTTCGATTGGTGGCTGCACCGCATTGAGCACAACCTGCAACTCTTTGGCCTGCTGCGCCTCGACCATTTCCGCGCCTTCTCGGCTTACTGGGAGGTACCTGCCGGCGAGGAAACCGCCATCAACGGTAAATGGGTAAAAAGCCCCGGCGCTCCCCTTCTGAAACTGGTACAGCAACAGTTCAAGGAGTTACCCATCGTGGCCGAGGACCTGGGCGAAATAGACCAGCCCGTGCGCGACCTGATGGAGAAATTCAAGCTGCCGGGCATGCGCGTGCTGTTGTTTGCCTTCGGCGAGGACCTGCCGCAAAGCCTCTACGCCCCGCACAATCACACTCAAAATAGCATTGTGTATACCGGCACCCACGACAACAACACCGTGCGCGGCTGGTACGACAAGGATGCCTCCAGGGATGATAAACGCCGCCTGCGCACCTACAGCACCCACCGCATCAATCAGGGCAACGTGCACAGCATTATGAACTGGCTGGCCTACAGTTCAGTATCGCAGCTGGCCGTGCTGCCCATGCAGGATGTGCTGGGCCTGGGACACGAACATATCATGAACAAACCCTCCACTGGCAACGGCAACTGGGAGTGGCGCTTGCAACCCCAACAGTTCAACCAAGCCCATATACAAGAGTTGAAAGATATGGCTATTAGGTATGGTCGGTGGCAGGAGCCGGAAGAAGAGGAATAA
- the treZ gene encoding malto-oligosyltrehalose trehalohydrolase, whose amino-acid sequence MAILREIGAQYSPEKKGTVFTVWAPKAKQVDVLLHKPEPIQVPLQQEAMGYWTALSEFANPGTRYTILLDGETEHPDPASHYQPESVHGASQVIDQTSFAWTDRSWKNLPLHQYIIYELHVGAFTPEGTFESIIERLPELKDLGITAIELMPVAQFPGSRNWGYDGVLPFATQNSYGGPEGLKKLVNACHEQGLAVVLDVVYNHMGPEGNYLSDFGPYFTDKYKTPWGSALNFDDNHSDAVRNYFFQNALMWLREYHIDALRLDAVHAIYDMGAKHFLQELQEHVQELEEQVGRDFILIAESDLNDVRLINPMERGGYGLDAQWSDDFHHVIHALVTGEQEGYYVGFGKPEQLAKVMERAFVYDGLYSEHRHRTFGSSTENNRAEQFVVCSQNHDQVGNRMLGERLSGLVDFETLKVIAGLVILSPFTPMLFMGEEYGEKNPFLYFVSHGDEDLIEAVRKGRREEFKAFAWQGEAPDPQSEDTFNRSKLSRSYTSDAQQHQLRAFYKRLIQLRKQSAALSKPEKDKVSARMEAHDMVLHLVHQTKEPNLYCLFNLSDAGQSITLAPALETSGHWKAILHSASAEWGGTGAELPDTLEQKAAITLPPKSLLILQQQH is encoded by the coding sequence AGGTAGATGTGCTGCTGCACAAGCCCGAGCCTATCCAGGTGCCGTTGCAGCAGGAGGCTATGGGTTACTGGACCGCCCTGAGCGAGTTCGCCAACCCCGGCACCCGCTACACCATCCTGTTGGATGGGGAAACAGAGCACCCGGACCCGGCCTCCCATTACCAGCCTGAAAGCGTGCACGGAGCATCCCAGGTAATAGACCAAACATCCTTTGCCTGGACCGATAGGAGTTGGAAGAACCTGCCGCTGCACCAGTACATTATTTACGAGCTGCACGTGGGCGCCTTCACCCCCGAGGGCACTTTTGAAAGCATCATTGAGCGCCTGCCGGAGCTGAAGGACCTGGGCATAACGGCCATTGAGCTGATGCCGGTGGCGCAGTTCCCGGGGAGCCGCAACTGGGGCTACGACGGCGTGCTGCCTTTTGCCACCCAGAACTCCTACGGCGGCCCCGAGGGCCTGAAGAAATTGGTAAATGCCTGCCACGAGCAGGGGCTGGCCGTGGTGCTGGACGTGGTCTACAACCACATGGGTCCCGAGGGCAACTACCTCAGCGACTTCGGCCCCTACTTTACCGACAAGTATAAAACGCCCTGGGGCTCGGCCCTAAACTTTGATGACAACCACTCCGATGCGGTGCGCAACTACTTCTTCCAGAACGCCCTGATGTGGCTGCGCGAGTACCACATAGACGCCCTGCGCCTGGATGCCGTGCACGCCATTTACGACATGGGCGCCAAACATTTTCTGCAGGAGCTGCAGGAGCACGTGCAGGAGCTGGAGGAGCAGGTAGGGCGCGATTTCATACTTATCGCCGAGAGCGACCTGAACGACGTGCGCCTGATTAACCCCATGGAGCGCGGCGGCTACGGCCTAGACGCCCAGTGGAGCGATGATTTCCACCACGTGATCCATGCCCTGGTGACTGGTGAGCAGGAAGGCTACTACGTGGGCTTCGGCAAACCCGAACAGCTGGCCAAGGTAATGGAGCGCGCCTTTGTTTATGATGGCCTGTACTCGGAACACCGCCACCGCACCTTCGGCAGCAGCACCGAAAACAATCGCGCCGAACAGTTTGTAGTCTGTTCCCAGAACCACGACCAGGTGGGCAACCGCATGCTGGGCGAACGCCTCTCCGGCCTGGTGGACTTTGAGACGCTAAAGGTAATAGCAGGCTTGGTTATACTTTCGCCATTTACGCCGATGCTGTTTATGGGGGAGGAATACGGGGAGAAAAACCCGTTTCTATACTTTGTGAGCCACGGGGATGAGGACTTGATCGAAGCGGTGCGCAAGGGACGCCGCGAAGAGTTTAAGGCTTTTGCCTGGCAAGGCGAGGCGCCCGACCCGCAGAGCGAGGATACCTTCAACCGCTCCAAGCTCAGCCGCAGCTATACTTCCGATGCGCAGCAGCACCAACTACGTGCATTTTACAAGCGCCTGATACAGTTGCGCAAGCAATCCGCCGCCCTCTCCAAACCGGAGAAGGATAAGGTATCGGCCCGTATGGAGGCGCACGACATGGTGCTGCACCTGGTGCATCAGACCAAAGAGCCAAACCTGTACTGCCTGTTTAACCTGAGCGACGCCGGGCAAAGTATAACCCTGGCGCCAGCCCTGGAAACCTCCGGCCACTGGAAAGCCATACTTCACTCTGCCTCGGCGGAATGGGGCGGCACCGGCGCCGAGCTTCCTGACACCCTGGAGCAGAAGGCAGCGATCACGTTGCCTCCGAAATCCCTTCTCATACTTCAGCAACAACACTAG
- a CDS encoding murein L,D-transpeptidase catalytic domain family protein has translation MRKPRWRYLRRKLSRKLLPLFAPLVLTPMATPANPGTAMPNPDAATLKRKMTNIKLMRFNQVAYNLYSNMGLQETGLRFEVFNKALTGFYNMRHNNEVSGKPYITIVDFTKSSNEKRLWVVDVEKKELLFNTYVSHGRNSGDEFATEFSNENKSFMSSIGFYVTEGTYTGKHGLSLKLNGLDDGFNTNAKERYIVMHGAEYATEAFIEQAGRLGRSLGCPAIPLGEHEEIIDTVKGGTAMYIHAANDQYTSHYLDHVKAMTELVSESKPDAPVPTQG, from the coding sequence ATGAGAAAACCGAGATGGAGATACTTACGCCGTAAGCTAAGCCGCAAGCTGCTGCCGCTTTTTGCGCCGCTTGTACTTACCCCCATGGCCACGCCCGCAAACCCGGGTACCGCCATGCCAAACCCCGATGCTGCTACGCTGAAGCGCAAAATGACAAATATCAAGCTGATGCGCTTTAACCAGGTGGCGTATAACCTGTACAGCAACATGGGGCTGCAAGAAACAGGGCTCAGATTCGAGGTGTTTAATAAGGCCCTTACCGGCTTTTACAATATGCGGCATAACAACGAGGTATCGGGCAAGCCCTATATCACCATTGTGGACTTCACCAAGTCATCGAACGAGAAGCGCCTGTGGGTGGTGGATGTGGAGAAGAAAGAGCTGCTGTTTAACACCTATGTATCGCATGGGCGTAACTCCGGCGATGAGTTTGCCACAGAGTTCTCGAACGAAAACAAGTCGTTTATGAGCAGCATCGGCTTTTACGTAACGGAGGGCACCTATACGGGGAAGCACGGCCTCTCGCTAAAGCTGAACGGGCTGGATGACGGCTTTAACACCAACGCCAAGGAGCGCTACATCGTGATGCACGGTGCCGAGTACGCCACTGAGGCATTTATAGAGCAGGCGGGCCGTTTGGGCCGCAGCCTGGGTTGCCCGGCCATACCGCTGGGAGAGCACGAGGAGATCATTGATACCGTGAAAGGCGGCACCGCCATGTACATACATGCCGCCAATGACCAGTACACATCACATTACCTCGACCACGTAAAAGCGATGACCGAGCTGGTAAGCGAGAGCAAACCAGATGCGCCGGTGCCTACGCAGGGCTAA
- the treY gene encoding malto-oligosyltrehalose synthase: MTYIPSATYRVQTSPKFRLSDIKRLIPYLHELGISTIYSAPFFCARPGSEHGYDVTAPYDISPEIGTQKELQEIALELKRRNMGWVQDIVPNHMAFHPDNVWLMDALEKGPQSHFYTFFDIHFHHPDFSGQVMVPFLGEPLEQVLEQGQLELKLTEKGIALHYFDNVYPVSVSSYRTLLEEALQVSGNPEVTPQAAQSLKELALHEAEESINPAAWGNFKRRLYKNGALRQALEQVLQSINSKDKKLRKLLQKQHFILCHWQETEKQINYRRFFTVNDLICLRMESPEVFEQYHQFIKMLCDQELVQGLRVDHVDGLFDPTTYLKRLRQLAGPEQYVVVEKILEGEENLPEHWPIQGNSGYDFLAWVSNLYTSGKAREQLTQVYSRLVSDAATDYGQLVFDKKMFILTTYMQGELENLLRLLQERQLVPLEPEEQWRRALAVMLAAWPVYRIYSNDLPIPKEEMQVVDEAFAEASKQAPELAEQLQHLHSLFILAPDDTERRKHHKLYFVMRSQQFTGPLAAKGVEDTTFYNYNRLISLNEVGNSPAIFHLSPQDFHERMQYRQRTYPHSINATATHDTKRGEDARLRLSVLTELAEEWEQKARQWMEISRKYTSEPVENDLYFLLQTLVGVMPLNGEVDETLVKRVQEYLEKALREAKNKTDWSAPNEKYEQAMKDLVHQLLVQDEDFMHSFQPFFLKVAHYGWLYSLGQTLLKITCPGVPDVYQGTELWDLSLVDPDNRRPVDYEQRRRYLQELQQAEGQSIEKLHEELLHHPGNAKAKLYLLHKALTTRRDMQALFDKGEYIPLQVQGPKQEHVLAFARHYQGQWALVAVPLLLVSLVDSHEQPQGPEVWQDTSIKLPDNAPQAWQQVLGKGTLQAASSLPVAEVFKSFPVAFLTAGS, translated from the coding sequence ATGACCTATATTCCATCGGCCACCTACCGGGTGCAGACATCGCCAAAGTTCCGGCTCAGCGATATCAAACGGCTGATCCCCTACCTGCACGAACTGGGCATCAGCACCATCTACTCGGCTCCGTTTTTCTGCGCGCGCCCCGGCAGCGAGCACGGCTACGACGTGACCGCCCCCTACGACATCAGCCCGGAGATCGGCACGCAGAAGGAATTGCAGGAGATAGCGCTCGAGCTGAAACGCCGGAACATGGGCTGGGTGCAGGACATCGTGCCCAACCACATGGCCTTCCACCCCGACAATGTGTGGCTGATGGATGCGCTGGAGAAGGGACCGCAGTCACACTTTTATACGTTCTTCGACATCCACTTTCACCACCCCGACTTTAGCGGGCAGGTGATGGTGCCGTTTCTGGGGGAGCCGCTGGAGCAGGTACTGGAACAGGGGCAACTGGAGCTGAAGCTGACCGAAAAAGGCATCGCCCTGCATTATTTTGATAATGTATACCCGGTCAGTGTTTCGAGCTACCGTACGTTGCTGGAGGAGGCGCTGCAAGTATCGGGCAACCCGGAGGTGACGCCGCAGGCCGCGCAAAGCCTGAAGGAACTGGCCCTGCACGAGGCCGAGGAAAGTATAAACCCGGCCGCCTGGGGCAATTTTAAGCGGAGGCTCTACAAAAACGGGGCCCTGCGGCAGGCGCTGGAACAGGTGCTGCAAAGTATAAACAGCAAGGATAAAAAGCTACGGAAGCTGCTGCAGAAGCAACACTTTATACTTTGCCACTGGCAGGAAACGGAAAAACAGATAAACTACCGTCGCTTCTTCACCGTCAACGACCTGATCTGCCTGCGCATGGAGAGCCCGGAGGTGTTCGAGCAGTACCACCAGTTCATTAAAATGCTATGCGACCAGGAACTGGTGCAGGGCCTGCGCGTGGACCACGTAGACGGCCTGTTTGACCCTACCACTTACCTGAAGCGCCTGCGCCAGCTGGCCGGCCCGGAGCAGTACGTGGTGGTGGAAAAGATCCTGGAAGGCGAGGAAAACCTGCCCGAGCACTGGCCGATACAGGGCAACAGCGGCTACGATTTCCTGGCCTGGGTGAGCAACCTCTATACTTCCGGCAAGGCCCGCGAGCAGCTTACGCAGGTATACAGCCGCCTCGTTTCTGATGCCGCCACCGATTACGGGCAGTTGGTGTTCGACAAGAAAATGTTTATCCTGACCACCTATATGCAGGGGGAGTTGGAAAACCTGCTGCGCCTGTTGCAGGAGCGCCAACTCGTGCCGCTGGAGCCGGAGGAACAGTGGCGCAGGGCACTGGCCGTGATGCTGGCCGCCTGGCCGGTGTACCGCATCTACAGCAACGATTTACCTATCCCGAAGGAGGAAATGCAGGTGGTAGATGAAGCCTTTGCGGAAGCGAGCAAACAGGCACCCGAGCTGGCAGAACAGCTGCAGCACCTGCACTCACTTTTTATACTTGCCCCGGACGATACCGAAAGGCGAAAACACCACAAGTTATACTTTGTCATGCGCAGCCAGCAGTTTACGGGTCCGTTGGCGGCCAAGGGCGTGGAGGATACCACCTTCTACAACTACAACCGCCTCATCTCGCTCAACGAGGTGGGCAACAGCCCTGCTATCTTTCACCTGAGTCCGCAGGATTTCCATGAGCGCATGCAGTACCGCCAACGCACGTACCCGCACTCTATCAACGCCACCGCCACCCACGATACCAAGCGCGGCGAGGATGCCCGCCTGCGCCTCAGCGTGCTTACTGAGCTGGCTGAGGAGTGGGAGCAGAAAGCCCGGCAGTGGATGGAGATCAGCAGAAAGTATACTTCCGAGCCGGTGGAGAACGATTTATACTTCCTTCTGCAGACCCTGGTGGGTGTGATGCCGCTGAACGGAGAAGTAGACGAAACGCTGGTGAAGCGGGTGCAGGAGTACCTGGAAAAGGCCCTGCGCGAGGCCAAGAACAAAACCGACTGGTCGGCACCGAACGAAAAGTATGAGCAGGCCATGAAGGACCTGGTGCACCAGCTGCTGGTGCAGGACGAGGACTTTATGCACTCCTTCCAACCCTTCTTCCTGAAAGTGGCGCACTATGGCTGGCTGTACTCGCTCGGCCAGACGCTGCTCAAAATCACTTGTCCCGGCGTGCCGGATGTGTACCAGGGCACCGAGCTATGGGACCTGAGCCTGGTGGACCCCGACAACCGCCGCCCCGTGGATTACGAACAGCGCCGCCGCTACCTGCAGGAGCTGCAGCAGGCCGAAGGACAAAGTATAGAAAAGCTGCATGAGGAACTGTTGCATCATCCTGGGAACGCCAAGGCAAAGCTCTACCTGCTACATAAAGCCCTCACCACCCGCCGCGACATGCAGGCGCTATTCGACAAAGGCGAATATATACCGCTGCAGGTACAGGGACCGAAGCAGGAGCATGTGCTGGCTTTTGCCCGCCATTATCAGGGGCAGTGGGCCCTAGTGGCTGTGCCGCTACTGCTGGTAAGCCTGGTAGATAGCCACGAACAGCCGCAGGGCCCGGAAGTATGGCAGGACACAAGTATAAAGCTGCCGGACAATGCACCGCAGGCTTGGCAGCAGGTGCTGGGCAAAGGCACGCTGCAAGCAGCCTCTTCCCTGCCTGTCGCAGAGGTCTTTAAATCATTCCCGGTAGCTTTCTTAACCGCCGGTTCTTAG
- a CDS encoding thioredoxin family protein, whose translation MAQQSYQIALGTRAPNFALLDTVSDQIVTLQDVASTKATVIMFICNHCPYVQHILPELVRLAGKYKSLGVSFVAINANDAARNPQDGPQQMKELAKQLQFPFPYLYDQTQQIARNYHAECTPEFFVYNGSMRLAYHGQFDGARPKNDTPVTGQDLSQALDALLAGQPVPEEQQPGIGCGIKWRALSPA comes from the coding sequence ATGGCACAGCAAAGCTATCAGATTGCCCTTGGCACACGGGCTCCCAACTTTGCCCTCCTCGATACAGTTTCCGATCAGATCGTGACGCTGCAGGATGTGGCCTCGACCAAAGCCACGGTTATCATGTTTATCTGCAACCACTGCCCTTACGTGCAGCACATCCTGCCGGAGCTGGTGCGGCTAGCCGGCAAGTATAAAAGCCTGGGCGTAAGTTTTGTCGCCATCAACGCCAACGATGCTGCCAGGAATCCACAGGACGGGCCGCAGCAAATGAAAGAGCTGGCCAAGCAACTGCAGTTCCCATTCCCCTACCTCTACGACCAAACCCAGCAGATAGCGCGCAACTACCACGCTGAGTGCACGCCGGAGTTTTTTGTATACAACGGCAGCATGCGCCTGGCCTACCACGGCCAGTTCGACGGGGCGCGGCCAAAGAACGACACGCCGGTTACCGGGCAAGACTTGAGCCAGGCGCTGGACGCGCTATTGGCGGGGCAGCCCGTGCCTGAGGAGCAGCAGCCTGGTATTGGATGCGGTATAAAGTGGCGCGCGCTTAGCCCTGCGTAG